The following proteins come from a genomic window of Geminicoccaceae bacterium SCSIO 64248:
- the trxA gene encoding thioredoxin, translating to MSIKQSTDDTFETDVLTADKPVIVDFWAEWCGPCKAIAPHLEALAGDKGEDVQVVKVNIDDNPLTPTRYGVRGIPTLMLFKNGEVADTRVGALPKQKLYEWVEGLI from the coding sequence ATGAGCATCAAGCAGAGTACCGACGATACCTTCGAGACCGACGTCCTGACCGCCGACAAGCCGGTCATCGTGGATTTCTGGGCCGAGTGGTGCGGACCGTGCAAGGCGATCGCGCCGCATCTGGAAGCCCTGGCCGGCGACAAGGGCGAGGACGTCCAGGTCGTCAAGGTCAACATCGACGACAACCCGCTGACGCCGACCCGCTACGGCGTGCGTGGCATCCCGACGCTTATGTTGTTCAAGAACGGCGAGGTCGCGGACACGCGCGTGGGCGCCCTGCCGAAGCAGAAGCTGTATGAGTGGGTCGAAGGCCTGATCTGA
- a CDS encoding phosphotransferase — MTDRDVLRARFVADQGWGDAVSRHLAGDASFRRYFRLDRQGATTVVMDAPPPNESVERFLAAGAWLAAAGATTPEVHAADVANGFLLLEDLGDGQVGARIDRGADPAPYLERAVDLLLHLHRHPAPDGLTPFDDDLRIERVLLLADWYAPAVLGAPLPDEARARYEALWRALLADSRYGRPVFVHRDFFADNLVWLPEREGLAQLGVIDFQDGGAGPPAYDLMALGQDARRDTDPALGDALVARYLAGRPDLDPARFRTSLTVLAAQRHCRVIGLFTRLAVRDGKPWYLDHIPRLWRYLDGLLQEPVLAPIARWLDTYLPPGRRIIPPRPR; from the coding sequence ATGACCGATCGCGACGTCCTTCGCGCCCGCTTCGTCGCGGACCAGGGCTGGGGCGACGCCGTCTCGCGGCACCTCGCGGGCGACGCCTCGTTCCGGCGCTATTTCCGCCTGGACCGGCAGGGCGCAACCACGGTCGTCATGGACGCGCCGCCGCCCAACGAGAGCGTCGAGCGGTTCCTCGCCGCCGGCGCGTGGCTGGCGGCGGCCGGCGCCACGACGCCCGAGGTCCATGCCGCCGATGTCGCCAACGGCTTCCTCCTGCTCGAGGATCTGGGCGACGGCCAGGTCGGCGCGCGGATCGACCGCGGTGCCGACCCCGCGCCCTATCTCGAACGCGCGGTCGACCTTTTGCTTCACCTGCACCGCCATCCGGCGCCGGACGGCCTGACGCCGTTCGACGACGACCTGCGCATCGAGCGCGTGCTGCTCCTGGCCGACTGGTACGCCCCCGCCGTCCTGGGCGCGCCACTGCCCGACGAAGCCCGCGCCCGCTACGAGGCGCTTTGGCGCGCGCTCCTGGCCGACAGTCGCTATGGGCGCCCGGTGTTCGTCCATCGCGACTTCTTCGCCGACAACCTGGTCTGGCTGCCCGAGCGCGAGGGACTGGCCCAGCTCGGCGTGATCGACTTCCAGGACGGCGGCGCCGGACCGCCGGCCTACGACCTGATGGCGCTCGGCCAGGACGCGCGCCGCGACACCGATCCCGCTTTGGGCGACGCCCTGGTCGCGCGCTACCTCGCCGGGCGGCCCGACCTCGATCCGGCGCGCTTCCGCACGAGCCTGACCGTCCTGGCGGCGCAGCGCCACTGCCGGGTGATCGGCCTGTTCACGCGGCTGGCCGTGCGCGACGGCAAGCCCTGGTATCTCGACCACATCCCGCGCCTGTGGCGCTATCTCGACGGCCTGCTCCAGGAGCCCGTCCTGGCGCCGATCGCCCGCTGGCTGGACACATATCTGCCGCCTGGGCGCCGGATCATTCCGCCTCGCCCGAGGTGA
- the addB gene encoding double-strand break repair protein AddB: MSSVWNVPSTLPFVDAVADGLLTRYGDDPLELAAVTVILPSRRAARALRDACLRRSDGAALILPRFATLGDLDGDDSVLAGTLDLDLPPGITTLRRHMLLAELIRRAPGLTDGDASVPIDQAARLAAELAELLDGFQTSEVPLARLADLVPSELAHHWQDSRRFLAILDTAWPALLEAERAQDPSARRVRTLHTLAERWRSEPPADPILVAGLVDTSPAVLALLRAVRDLPAGAIILPGLDTRLDPASREAVETAPSHPQHMLRRMVRGLDIEPEAVPDWPVADRLPCGAGARADLMSETMRPATTSEAWAALPPLAAEATRGLAVEVCPDLPSEALMLACRLREALEVPGRTASLVTADRGLARRVAAELTRWDIDVDDSAGTPLDQTPPGQFLLLAAHLIEDGADPVNLLALLKHPLARDGDDQGRFRERVRRLELRLLRGPRIAGGIDAVQAELALRSAAPGRRPQASADLSDLAGFLDEIVAKALPFTRLADRPERDLRELLHAHLALAEWLGSANLWAREAGEAARRFVAELDEAAQGLGPIAPRTYPGLLAVLMAGIAVRPRWNRHPRLAILGVIEARLQHADLVLLGGLNEESWPRALEPGPWLSRTMRERIGLPSLEEPIGRAAHDFVQQACAPDVVLSRAEKDADLRPTVPARWLERLRVVLQGERGPDGAIAFDAAMPWSARLEAALVPPITPAGRPQARPPVAARPRRLSVSDVELWMRDPYGLYAKRILDLAELDPLDADAGAAERGTLIHDVLAAFAAGFDGTPPDDALDRLERLGRDAFARFAHRPHVHAIWWPRFLRIAAWYVERERERRPAIGRLAVETRGELALPGPAGPFTVHGRADRIEMLQDGGYAVIDYKTGTPPSAKEVAAGFAPQLPLEAAILDAGGFADLPAAAVDSLEYWQLKGGTEAGRIAQATPADLGAGEAAARLLDQLIRRIAAFDRRETPYIARPFLPFAPRANAYDHLERVKAWAGEEDGG, translated from the coding sequence ATGTCCTCCGTCTGGAACGTGCCGTCCACCCTGCCCTTCGTCGACGCGGTCGCGGACGGCCTTCTGACCCGCTACGGCGACGACCCGCTCGAGCTCGCCGCGGTGACCGTGATCCTGCCGTCGCGCCGCGCGGCCCGCGCGCTGCGCGATGCCTGCCTCAGGCGGTCGGACGGCGCGGCCCTCATCCTGCCTCGATTCGCGACCTTGGGCGACCTCGACGGCGACGATTCGGTCCTGGCCGGCACGCTCGATCTCGACCTGCCGCCGGGCATAACGACGCTGCGCCGGCACATGCTCCTGGCCGAGCTGATCCGCCGCGCGCCCGGGCTGACCGACGGCGACGCCTCGGTGCCGATCGACCAGGCGGCCCGCCTCGCCGCCGAGCTGGCCGAACTGCTCGACGGCTTCCAGACGAGCGAGGTTCCCCTCGCGCGCCTGGCCGACCTCGTGCCGAGCGAGCTCGCGCATCACTGGCAGGATTCCCGGCGCTTCCTCGCGATCCTCGACACGGCCTGGCCGGCGCTGCTCGAGGCCGAGCGGGCACAGGATCCCAGCGCGCGTCGCGTGCGCACCCTGCATACCCTGGCCGAGCGGTGGAGGAGCGAGCCTCCGGCCGATCCCATCCTGGTGGCGGGACTGGTCGATACCAGCCCGGCCGTCCTCGCCCTCCTGCGGGCGGTCCGCGACCTGCCGGCGGGCGCCATCATCCTGCCCGGCCTGGACACACGCCTCGATCCGGCAAGCCGCGAGGCGGTCGAGACGGCCCCCAGCCATCCGCAGCACATGCTCCGGCGCATGGTCCGCGGGCTCGACATCGAGCCGGAAGCCGTGCCCGACTGGCCGGTCGCGGACCGGCTGCCTTGCGGCGCGGGAGCCCGCGCGGACCTCATGAGCGAGACGATGCGGCCGGCGACGACCAGCGAGGCCTGGGCGGCGTTGCCGCCGCTGGCGGCGGAGGCGACGCGCGGCCTTGCCGTCGAGGTCTGCCCGGACCTGCCCTCGGAAGCCCTGATGTTGGCCTGCCGTCTGCGCGAGGCCCTGGAAGTCCCCGGCCGGACCGCGTCCCTGGTGACCGCCGATCGCGGCCTGGCACGCCGGGTCGCCGCCGAGTTGACCCGCTGGGACATCGACGTCGACGATTCCGCCGGCACGCCGCTCGACCAGACCCCGCCCGGCCAGTTCCTCCTGCTGGCCGCGCACCTGATCGAGGACGGCGCCGATCCGGTCAACCTGCTCGCTTTGCTCAAGCATCCGCTCGCGCGCGACGGCGACGACCAGGGCCGCTTTCGCGAGCGGGTCCGCCGCCTCGAGCTGCGGCTCCTGCGCGGGCCGCGCATTGCGGGCGGCATCGACGCCGTCCAGGCCGAGCTCGCGCTCCGCTCGGCCGCGCCCGGCCGTCGCCCGCAGGCTTCGGCCGACCTTTCGGACCTCGCGGGCTTCCTGGACGAGATCGTCGCGAAGGCCCTGCCCTTCACACGGCTGGCCGATCGGCCGGAGCGCGACCTGCGCGAGCTTTTGCACGCCCACCTTGCCCTCGCGGAGTGGCTGGGCAGCGCCAATCTCTGGGCGCGCGAGGCCGGCGAGGCGGCGCGGCGCTTCGTCGCCGAGCTGGACGAAGCCGCCCAGGGCCTGGGGCCGATCGCGCCCAGGACCTATCCCGGCCTGCTCGCCGTCCTCATGGCCGGGATCGCCGTGCGCCCGCGCTGGAACCGGCACCCGCGCCTCGCGATCCTGGGCGTGATCGAGGCACGGCTGCAGCATGCCGACCTCGTCCTGCTCGGTGGCCTGAACGAGGAGTCGTGGCCCAGGGCGCTCGAACCCGGCCCGTGGCTCAGCCGGACCATGCGCGAGCGGATCGGCCTGCCGTCCCTCGAGGAGCCGATCGGCCGCGCCGCCCACGATTTCGTGCAGCAGGCCTGCGCGCCGGACGTCGTGCTGAGCCGGGCCGAGAAGGACGCCGATTTGCGGCCGACCGTGCCCGCCCGCTGGCTGGAGCGGCTGCGCGTCGTCCTCCAGGGCGAGCGCGGTCCGGACGGCGCGATCGCCTTCGACGCGGCGATGCCGTGGAGCGCCCGCCTCGAAGCGGCGCTCGTGCCCCCGATCACACCGGCCGGCCGGCCGCAGGCGAGGCCGCCGGTCGCGGCACGCCCGCGCCGTCTGTCGGTCAGCGACGTCGAGCTCTGGATGCGCGACCCCTACGGTCTGTACGCCAAGCGCATCCTTGACCTGGCGGAGCTCGATCCGCTCGACGCCGACGCAGGGGCCGCCGAGCGCGGCACGCTGATCCACGACGTGCTGGCCGCGTTCGCCGCAGGCTTTGACGGCACGCCGCCGGACGACGCGCTGGACCGCCTGGAGAGGCTGGGACGCGACGCCTTCGCCCGCTTCGCCCATCGGCCGCACGTCCACGCGATCTGGTGGCCGCGCTTCCTGCGCATCGCCGCCTGGTATGTCGAGCGCGAGCGTGAACGCCGTCCGGCGATCGGGCGGCTCGCGGTCGAGACCCGCGGCGAGCTGGCCCTGCCCGGCCCGGCCGGCCCGTTCACGGTGCACGGCCGGGCCGACCGCATCGAGATGCTCCAGGACGGCGGCTACGCCGTGATCGACTACAAGACCGGCACGCCGCCTTCGGCCAAGGAGGTCGCCGCCGGCTTCGCGCCGCAGCTGCCGCTCGAGGCGGCCATCCTGGACGCGGGCGGCTTTGCGGACCTGCCGGCCGCCGCGGTCGATTCGCTGGAGTACTGGCAGCTCAAGGGCGGCACCGAAGCCGGCCGGATCGCCCAGGCGACGCCCGCGGATCTTGGCGCCGGCGAGGCCGCTGCCCGGCTGCTCGATCAGCTGATCCGCCGAATCGCCGCCTTCGACCGCCGGGAGACGCCCTACATCGCGCGCCCGTTCCTGCCTTTCGCGCCGCGGGCCAACGCCTACGATCATCTCGAGCGGGTCAAGGCCTGGGCCGGCGAGGAGGACGGCGGATGA
- the addA gene encoding double-strand break repair helicase AddA, whose product MNALPPIPTDDQRLAADPGSSVWVTASAGTGKTRVLADRVLRLLLQGVRPDRILCLTFTKAAAAEMTTRITRDLGRWATVGDAELAERVRRLTGIAASPADLVRARRLFAQALEVPGGLKIQTLHAFAQALLARFPLEAGVPPSFTLIEDRTAAERLHAARDAVLRDKGHDMAGKVGRLAIRLGESRLTEALQAVLGVRAKLASWTRGSGEAEMLVRALAATLGIAPEDTPETLARTACTPPALDRDRLLRLGRAMVEGGGKTDGRNARILLDWLALPEDEAIGRVEALCSVFLTKEDAIRRSLVSKPTLKLLPEAADIALIEAERLFALRQRLKAAEVVGATADLLAVGIAVLRRYQADKQARAELDFEDLIAKGRALLAPENGLAAWVLYKLDEGLDHVLVDEAQDTSPGQWDMVQALVEEFFAGSGARTARRTLFVVGDEKQSIYSFQGADLSGYRARRGLLRGRAQAAMQGWADVSLSRSFRSTEPVLRLVDAVFAPDSPASAGVAEDAVLVHQTSLGDMGSVELWPLARHADQAEILPEEPPLEPLPFVDPKRELARTLAETIAAWTGGGLTLASGKPASPGDVMVLLPRRGEFQGLLVRALKTAGIPVAGADRVELTGQLAVMDLMALGDVLLLPEDDLSLATVLRGPLFGLDEEALFDLCHGRTDGMTVFDRLRDGRDDPRFSAAYARIGQMRNRADFMPPYELFATFLGAGGGRARLLAQLGPEAAEPIEAFLAQALAFERGHVASLQGFLHWLRLESEQLKRDPDRPRDEVRVMTVHGAKGLEAPVVILADAAYQPQERDPLVWQDEPALPFWRGNRQSRDAGTEAICQAASQRMREERNRLLYVALTRAREHLVVAGWQNRRGGEGGGNPTNPTWYDHVRAGLERLGDAVETAPLDRPPCLEGVILRLRGGEAPPATGAAVPAQAGLPLAGAPSWWHRPAPEETVGRPLSPSRFNDDAPPAGSPLGPGEANRFLKGRLVHRLLQILPDLPPEARPAALERHLAVHGQAFKAEERARLARQVEAIVGGPGFAPLFEGRSRAEVAISGRLGDHVVSGQVDRLVVLPDAVLIADYKTDRAPPARVSDTPLPYRRQLAAYRAILRLIYPGRAVRCCLVWTEAALLQPIPDDVLDAALAPAPGACAP is encoded by the coding sequence ATGAACGCGCTGCCGCCCATTCCCACCGACGACCAGCGCCTGGCCGCCGATCCCGGCTCGTCGGTCTGGGTCACCGCTTCGGCCGGCACCGGCAAGACCCGCGTCCTGGCCGACCGTGTGCTGCGGCTGCTGCTGCAAGGCGTCCGCCCCGACCGCATCCTTTGCCTGACCTTCACCAAGGCGGCCGCGGCCGAGATGACCACGCGGATCACCCGCGACCTCGGGCGCTGGGCGACCGTCGGCGACGCCGAGCTCGCCGAGCGCGTCCGGCGCCTGACCGGGATCGCGGCGTCTCCGGCCGACCTGGTGCGCGCGCGGCGCCTGTTCGCGCAGGCGCTGGAGGTGCCGGGCGGCCTCAAGATCCAAACCCTGCATGCCTTCGCCCAGGCCCTTCTCGCCCGTTTCCCGCTCGAGGCCGGCGTCCCGCCCAGCTTCACCCTGATCGAGGACCGCACCGCCGCCGAGCGCCTGCACGCCGCGCGCGACGCGGTCCTGCGGGACAAGGGACATGACATGGCCGGCAAGGTCGGGCGCCTGGCGATCCGCCTGGGCGAGAGCCGCCTGACGGAAGCGCTCCAGGCCGTGCTCGGCGTGCGCGCCAAGCTTGCCTCCTGGACACGAGGCTCGGGCGAGGCGGAAATGCTGGTGCGGGCCTTGGCGGCAACCCTCGGCATCGCGCCCGAAGACACGCCGGAGACGCTGGCGCGCACGGCCTGCACGCCGCCCGCCCTCGACCGCGACCGCCTGCTCCGGCTCGGCCGCGCCATGGTCGAAGGCGGCGGCAAGACGGACGGCAGGAACGCGCGCATCCTGCTGGATTGGCTCGCTTTGCCGGAGGACGAGGCGATCGGCAGGGTCGAGGCGCTGTGTTCGGTCTTCCTGACCAAGGAGGACGCGATCCGCAGGAGCCTCGTGAGCAAGCCGACGCTCAAGCTCCTGCCGGAGGCGGCGGACATCGCCCTGATCGAGGCGGAGCGGCTGTTCGCCCTGCGCCAGCGCCTCAAGGCGGCGGAGGTGGTGGGGGCGACGGCCGACCTGCTGGCGGTCGGCATCGCCGTGCTCCGCCGCTACCAGGCCGACAAGCAGGCGCGCGCCGAGCTCGACTTCGAGGACCTGATCGCGAAGGGCCGCGCCCTGCTGGCTCCCGAGAACGGCCTCGCCGCCTGGGTGCTCTACAAGCTGGACGAAGGCCTCGACCACGTCCTGGTCGACGAGGCGCAGGACACCAGCCCCGGCCAGTGGGACATGGTCCAGGCCCTGGTCGAGGAGTTCTTCGCTGGATCGGGCGCGCGCACCGCGAGGCGCACCCTGTTCGTGGTCGGCGACGAGAAGCAGTCGATCTACAGCTTCCAGGGCGCCGATCTTTCGGGCTACCGCGCGCGGCGCGGCCTGCTGCGCGGCCGGGCGCAGGCGGCCATGCAAGGCTGGGCCGATGTCAGCCTGTCGCGCTCCTTCCGCTCGACCGAGCCGGTGCTGCGCCTGGTCGACGCGGTGTTCGCGCCGGACAGCCCCGCCTCGGCCGGCGTCGCCGAGGATGCGGTCCTGGTGCACCAGACCAGTCTGGGCGACATGGGCTCGGTCGAGCTCTGGCCGCTCGCGCGCCATGCCGACCAGGCCGAGATCCTGCCCGAGGAGCCGCCGCTCGAGCCCCTGCCCTTTGTCGACCCCAAGCGCGAGCTGGCGCGCACGCTCGCCGAGACGATCGCCGCCTGGACCGGCGGCGGCCTGACCCTCGCCTCGGGCAAGCCCGCTTCGCCCGGCGACGTCATGGTGCTGCTGCCCCGGCGGGGCGAGTTCCAGGGCCTGCTGGTCCGCGCGCTCAAGACCGCCGGCATCCCCGTCGCCGGCGCCGACCGGGTCGAACTGACCGGCCAACTCGCGGTCATGGACCTGATGGCGCTGGGCGACGTGCTTCTCCTGCCCGAGGACGATCTCAGCCTGGCGACCGTGCTGCGCGGGCCTTTGTTCGGCCTGGACGAGGAGGCCCTGTTCGACCTCTGCCACGGGCGCACGGACGGCATGACCGTGTTCGACCGCCTGCGCGACGGCCGCGACGATCCACGCTTCTCGGCCGCCTACGCGCGGATCGGCCAGATGCGCAACCGCGCCGACTTCATGCCGCCCTACGAGCTGTTCGCCACCTTTCTCGGCGCGGGCGGCGGAAGGGCGCGCCTGCTCGCCCAGCTCGGTCCCGAGGCGGCCGAGCCGATCGAGGCGTTCCTGGCGCAGGCGCTCGCCTTCGAGCGCGGCCACGTCGCCTCGCTGCAGGGCTTCCTGCACTGGCTGCGCCTGGAGAGCGAGCAGCTCAAGCGCGATCCCGACCGCCCGCGCGACGAAGTCCGGGTCATGACCGTCCACGGCGCGAAGGGGCTGGAGGCGCCGGTCGTCATCCTGGCCGACGCCGCCTACCAGCCGCAGGAGCGCGACCCCCTGGTCTGGCAGGACGAGCCGGCCCTGCCTTTCTGGCGCGGCAACCGGCAGAGCCGGGACGCCGGCACGGAGGCGATCTGCCAGGCGGCCTCGCAGCGCATGCGCGAGGAGCGCAACCGCCTGCTCTATGTCGCCCTGACCCGGGCCCGCGAACATCTCGTGGTCGCCGGCTGGCAGAACCGGCGCGGCGGCGAGGGCGGCGGCAACCCCACCAACCCGACCTGGTACGACCATGTCCGCGCCGGGCTGGAGCGGCTGGGCGATGCGGTCGAGACCGCCCCGCTCGACCGGCCGCCCTGCCTGGAGGGTGTGATCCTCCGGCTTCGCGGCGGCGAGGCCCCGCCCGCGACCGGCGCCGCCGTGCCGGCGCAGGCCGGGCTGCCGCTCGCCGGCGCGCCCTCATGGTGGCACAGGCCGGCGCCCGAGGAGACGGTCGGCCGACCGCTCAGCCCGTCGCGCTTCAACGACGATGCGCCGCCGGCGGGCTCCCCTCTCGGGCCGGGCGAGGCGAACCGCTTCCTCAAGGGCCGGCTCGTGCACCGCCTGCTGCAGATCCTGCCCGACCTGCCGCCCGAGGCGCGGCCGGCCGCGTTGGAGCGCCACTTGGCCGTGCATGGCCAGGCCTTCAAAGCGGAGGAGCGCGCGCGTCTGGCCCGGCAGGTCGAGGCGATCGTCGGCGGGCCCGGCTTCGCTCCCCTGTTCGAAGGCCGCTCGCGCGCCGAGGTCGCGATCAGCGGCCGGCTGGGCGACCACGTCGTCAGCGGCCAGGTCGACCGCCTGGTCGTCCTGCCGGACGCCGTCCTGATCGCCGACTACAAGACCGACCGGGCGCCGCCGGCCCGCGTCTCGGACACCCCTTTGCCCTATCGCCGGCAGCTCGCGGCCTACCGGGCGATCCTGCGCCTGATCTATCCCGGCCGCGCCGTCCGCTGTTGCCTGGTGTGGACCGAGGCCGCCCTGCTGCAGCCGATACCGGACGACGTGCTCGACGCCGCGCTGGCGCCGGCCCCCGGCGCTTGTGCTCCTTGA
- a CDS encoding cytochrome b encodes MSVPTNRDYTTTAKALHWLIVILILWQFASAWTWPSFPRGDPTRGLLATMHVYSGVTILALAAIRLAWRLTHPAPPLPDGVPDLQQRLARAVQGLLYVMIFVQPISGLFVINTEGPSHDTAEAVHGWGETLILVLAGLHVLGALYHHFVRKDDVLRTMLPNRG; translated from the coding sequence ATGTCGGTCCCAACCAACCGCGACTACACCACGACGGCGAAGGCGCTGCACTGGCTGATCGTGATCCTGATCCTCTGGCAGTTCGCCTCGGCCTGGACCTGGCCGAGCTTCCCGCGCGGCGACCCGACCCGCGGCCTGCTTGCGACCATGCATGTCTACAGCGGCGTGACCATCCTGGCTCTCGCCGCGATCCGCCTCGCCTGGCGCCTGACCCACCCGGCGCCCCCGCTTCCCGACGGCGTGCCCGACCTGCAGCAGCGCCTCGCGCGTGCCGTGCAGGGCCTGCTCTACGTCATGATCTTCGTCCAGCCGATCTCAGGCCTGTTCGTGATCAACACGGAAGGCCCTTCCCACGATACCGCCGAGGCCGTGCACGGCTGGGGCGAGACGCTGATCCTGGTCCTGGCCGGGCTGCACGTCCTGGGCGCGCTGTACCACCATTTCGTCCGCAAGGACGACGTGCTCCGGACGATGCTGCCGAACCGCGGCTAG
- a CDS encoding glutamine synthetase family protein translates to MSPLMDAQGAWRDYLAVQPDTKAVDLYMPDLTGIVRGKRVTASAFASGLDDGFPFASSLYSLDTTGANVESTGLVWEEGDPDRLFRPDMASLRPVPWLDGTAEVLGGLVEDDGQPFFPDPRAALVRVIGRFAELGLTPCVALEYEFYLIQATVGPDGAPLPPLDPTTGRPQTETHVFSLDGLEEHRAFLEALENYARAQRLPLKGAVAEYAPGQYEVNLGHVADPLQAADHGFVFKRAVKAAARSAGLAASFMAKPFPDQSGNGLHLHVSLLDAQGRNLFGRDEGEARLRHAIGGLRATMAEAMLVFAPNANSYRRFRNRSYVPMAPTWGYNNRTVALRIPRGPRDALRVEHRVAGADANPYLVLAAVLAGMHHGLTGRLDPGAPITGNAYDQIPASLPVAWDRAIAAHEAAPILPGYLGERLWTVYGQCRAGERDRFMDVIHPVEHAWYLGAV, encoded by the coding sequence ATGAGCCCTTTGATGGACGCGCAGGGTGCCTGGCGCGACTACCTTGCCGTCCAGCCGGACACCAAGGCCGTCGATCTCTACATGCCCGATCTCACGGGCATCGTCCGCGGCAAGCGCGTCACCGCCTCCGCGTTCGCGAGCGGGCTGGACGACGGCTTTCCCTTCGCCAGCTCGCTCTATTCCCTGGACACGACCGGGGCCAATGTCGAGAGCACCGGCCTGGTCTGGGAGGAGGGCGACCCCGATCGCCTGTTCCGCCCGGACATGGCCAGCCTGCGCCCGGTTCCGTGGCTCGACGGCACGGCCGAAGTCCTGGGCGGGCTGGTCGAGGACGACGGACAACCGTTCTTCCCTGATCCGCGCGCGGCGCTTGTCCGCGTCATCGGGCGGTTCGCCGAGCTCGGACTGACGCCCTGCGTCGCCCTCGAATACGAGTTCTACCTCATCCAGGCCACAGTCGGTCCGGATGGCGCGCCCTTGCCGCCGCTCGATCCGACGACCGGCCGCCCCCAGACTGAGACGCATGTCTTCAGCCTGGACGGGCTGGAGGAGCACAGGGCCTTCCTGGAGGCGCTCGAGAATTACGCGCGGGCGCAGCGCCTGCCGCTGAAGGGGGCGGTCGCCGAGTACGCGCCCGGCCAGTACGAGGTCAATCTCGGCCACGTGGCCGATCCGCTCCAGGCCGCCGACCACGGCTTCGTCTTCAAGCGCGCGGTCAAGGCGGCCGCGCGCAGCGCCGGCCTTGCCGCCAGCTTCATGGCCAAGCCGTTCCCGGACCAATCCGGCAACGGCCTGCACCTCCATGTCAGCCTGCTCGACGCGCAAGGCCGCAACCTGTTCGGCCGGGACGAGGGCGAGGCGCGTCTGCGCCATGCGATAGGCGGTCTCCGGGCGACCATGGCCGAGGCGATGCTCGTGTTCGCCCCGAACGCCAATAGCTATCGCCGCTTCCGCAACCGCTCCTACGTCCCGATGGCGCCGACCTGGGGCTACAACAACCGCACCGTCGCCCTGCGGATTCCCCGCGGACCGCGCGACGCGCTGCGCGTCGAACACCGGGTCGCCGGCGCCGACGCCAATCCCTATCTCGTGCTCGCCGCCGTCCTGGCCGGCATGCACCATGGTCTGACCGGACGGCTCGACCCCGGCGCGCCGATCACGGGCAACGCCTACGACCAGATTCCCGCCTCCCTGCCGGTCGCCTGGGATCGCGCGATCGCGGCTCACGAGGCTGCCCCGATCCTGCCGGGATATCTCGGCGAGCGGCTTTGGACCGTCTACGGCCAGTGCCGCGCGGGCGAGCGCGACCGCTTCATGGACGTGATCCACCCGGTCGAGCACGCCTGGTATCTCGGCGCCGTCTGA
- a CDS encoding GFA family protein, whose product MSAQRETVNLEGGCLCGRVRYRIEGEITASAGWCHCRECRLAAGAPATVWIGVPRATLRMLRDEPAWYRSSSFAERGFCPSCGSALFFRSEREPEDVDVATACLDDPAWPSPGYHIWLSEAVPGLRIAPHLPGARRGGFTSGEAE is encoded by the coding sequence ATGAGCGCGCAACGCGAGACCGTCAATCTGGAAGGAGGCTGCCTGTGCGGCCGCGTCCGCTACCGGATCGAGGGCGAGATCACGGCCTCGGCCGGGTGGTGCCACTGCCGCGAATGCCGTCTTGCCGCGGGCGCGCCGGCCACGGTCTGGATCGGCGTGCCCCGCGCGACCCTGCGCATGCTGCGGGACGAGCCCGCCTGGTACCGCTCCAGCAGCTTCGCCGAGCGCGGCTTCTGCCCGTCCTGCGGCAGCGCCCTGTTCTTCCGCTCGGAGCGCGAGCCGGAGGACGTCGACGTCGCCACCGCCTGTCTCGACGATCCGGCGTGGCCGTCGCCCGGCTATCACATCTGGCTGTCCGAGGCGGTGCCCGGTCTGCGCATCGCCCCGCATCTGCCGGGCGCGCGGCGCGGAGGCTTCACCTCGGGCGAGGCGGAATGA